The Hordeum vulgare subsp. vulgare chromosome 4H, MorexV3_pseudomolecules_assembly, whole genome shotgun sequence genomic interval ATTTTATTAATCAGACCATCATAGTTTTATTGTAGGTACCATGACATTTTTATTATTTGGAACATGTAAATTATATTACGTAGACCATGGCTATTTTACTGATTAAATGCTGGTAGTTTTGTTGTAGGTAGCATGATAATTCCGTTATTTAGACCGTGTCAATTTTATTGTATTTGACCATGACAAAATTATTGCATTTTTACCATTACTGGTGGCTGCCATTGCAAACTCATTTTTTGTCGACTTAGCATGTCAAATTGATTGTACAAAATCAACAAAATTATCATGCCGAAGACCGAGAGGAGGCCTATTGCTGTCTGCGGCTAGGGTTTCCCCATGTCGCTAGGATGGGCGAGGAGGGGGGCGGATCGGTTTCCTGACAAGTTAATCACCCCAAATCCGTTGTTCGTAGGTACACTGAATTGTGTACGGTCAATCGATGATGGCAGGGTGACGTCGGGGTAAGGCAGCGGCACACGGTGCTCCCAGTGTCACCGTGCTTGATGCACCGGGACAGTCACGCGCTGGCGAGGTGGCGAGATGGGTTCGGGTGGGTTCTGAAAGGAGATGAGGCGGAACCCACCACACGGTCGGATTAAAAAAGACCGACAGCGGTCGTTGACGCGTGGACCCGAGGTGGGTGGCCATCATAAATAATGTTGACCGCGGTGGTTGGGGACGGACACCGAGAGGGCGCACGCGCGTCCGCTTTGCGTCTACGCCGACACATTTCAATCCTAAATTTGGACCAAAAATGAGCCAGCGCAGACGCTGAACGGACTTGTTTTGAAAATGAGTCGACGCGTTGGGCCATTCATTTTGTTCGCGTCGATCCAAACGGACAGTGACGGACGAAATTGATCGCTCCATTAAAGTTGCTCTTAAATCATCCCAAATCCGTTGTTCCTAAGTACACTGAATTGTGTACGGTCAACCGATGATGGCAGGCTTCGACAATCAACTAGACTAGGTTCATGATTCATGTGTGCCGGCCATTACTTGTGGATGCACAAATAAATataagcaagaacgagaaaattcaGTCTTTGATCAATTCCAGCAAGGACCCAAACTAACTAAAAGAATGATGTTATACACAAGCAGTAGTACAATCAATCAACTCATCGGCCGCAAAAAAATATGTTCTCATCCAAGAGATCTCTAGCTCCCCCGAAGAACTCGTCGCCGTTGTTCATTTCAAGCCCCTCAAGTCACACGACCTCGTAGATGACGACCTGCGCGGTGTCGAAGCCGAACCGGGGCTGGACGCCGGCGCCGAGAGCTCCCGCCGCGGCGAAGGGCCGGAAGCCAGCAGccgcgtcgccctcgccgtcaaaGCCGCCGGCCGCCTTCATCCGATCCGTCGTGGTGCCCTCGGCGGCGCCCGACGTGGAGGCGGAGTGCGGCGGCTTGTAGTACATGCGCGCCGTCTGCGGGCAGTGGGAGTGGAACCTGGCCGCGATGCGCACGCCCATGTCCAGCATCTCCACGTACTTGGCCATCTCGTCTGCCTGCCTTCCTTCGCCGCCGGCGCCGGGGAACGAGCAAGCTAGCTAGGAGAGGAGCAGTGGCTATGGCGGATGCGTGCTGCGTACGTGTGGTTCGGGTGGCACGGGAGAGACGGAGGGTCGGGCGCCGAGGTTATATACCTGGCGAGGCTTGGGCGAGGAGGCAGCTGGGAAACGGGAGCCTCGTGGCCGTGGCTTTCGCGGTGGCTTCTGCGGTGCGGGTGGGAAGTTGACATAAACGTGGCCCCTCCTTCCCGGGCTGGGTCTGCGCGGGCAAGTAGTTGGGGTGGAAACGGCCGGACTAATGGTGCCGTGCATGCGCTTTTGACCGGGGAATTGGGGTTGCCGTCGCGCGACGACCGCGTAAAAGGGGCAGCGTGACGGCGACGCACTGAGCTGTGAACGGGCGAGGTTCGGAGACGCACGCGCACGCCGGTGGTTGCAGACTTGCAGTGTGGACCGGGCTGGCGGCCGCGCGCGACCGTTTCTGCCGTGCGTTTGCTGCTTGTGTGGTCGTCTCTTTCACCCACGGCTCGCTCGCTCACCCTCCGGGGCCGTAAAAGGCGGCCGGGATGAAGGGTGAGGGCCGTTTTCTCTGCACATGAGATGGACTCGCGACTCGAAAAGGCGCTCTATCGCCGAGCAAGTAGGTAGTGAAGGGAGGGGAAGCGGTCGCGTCCGCTGGGCTCGATCGTTGGGGAGCGTGTCGTTGTCGGTGTCGCGCGATATTGGATGGAATTTGGGGTCGCGCACGCATCGGCATGTACCTCGTGGCAGAAGCTGTTTTCAGACGGTACGTGTAGATTAGCATCTAATCTGTACTGTTAAAAACACGAAAGAGCAGATCCAACTACAGATTGAAGCGTCTAATCATTTATCAATGGTCTAATAACGTCGTTAACGAAACTCTTGCTAACGAAACTCTCGCTAATGACTCCCGACCCACGACACCGCTGCGACCTCGGGAAAAAAAACCACCCACCCTCGCACCGGCTACCCTCGCACCCCGTCGGCCCCCgacaccgccgccaccgccgccccggcGGCCACCATGCCCGCCACCACTCGCTCCGCCACCGCCCCAGCCCACCGCCGCCCCGGCCCTCGCCACCATCGCCCGCCACCACTCGCTCCGCCACCGCCCCAGCCCACCGCCGCCCCGGCCCTCGCCACCATCGCCCGCCACCACTCGCTCCGCCACCGCCCCAGCCCACCGCCGCCCCGGCCCTCGCCACAATCGCCCGCCACCACTCGCTCTGCCACCGCCCCAGCCCACCGCCGCCCCGGCCCTCGCCACAATCGCCCGCCACCACTCGCTCCGCCACCGCCCCAGCCCACCGCCGCCCCGGCCCTCGCCACAATCGCCCGCCACCACTCGCTCCGCCACCGCCCCAGCCCACCGCCGCCCCGGCCCTCGCCACAATCGCCCGCCACCACTCGCTCCGCCACCGCCCCAGCCCACCGCCGCCCCGGCCCTCGCCACCATCGCCCACCATCACTCGCTCCGCCACCGCCCCAGCCCACCGCCGCCCTCCGCCACCGCCCCAGCCCACCGCCGCCCCGGCCCTCGCCACCATCGCCCGCCATCACTCGCTCCGCCACCGCCCCAGCCCACCGCCGCCCCGGCCCTTGCCACCATCGCCCGCCACCACTCGCTCCGCCACTGCCCCGGCCCTCGCCACCATCGCCCGCCACCACTCGCTCCGCCACCGCcccggcccaccgccgccccgGCCCTCGCCACCATCGTCCGCCACCactcgctccgccaccaccccagccCACCGCCGCCCCGGCCCTCGCCACCACTCGCCCGCCACCACTCGCTCCGCCACCGCCCCAGCCCACCGCCGCCCAGGCCCTCGCCACCATCGCCCGCCACCACTCGCTCCGCCACCGCCCCAGCCCACCGCCGCCCCGGCCCTCGCCACCATCGCCCGCCACCACTCGCTCCGCCACCGCCccagcccaccgccgcccccggcCCTCGCCACCATCGCCCGCCACCACTCGCTCCGCCACCGCCCCAGCCCACCGCCGCCCCGGCCCTCACCACCATCGCCCGCCACCACTCGCTCCGCCACCGCCCCGGCCCTCGCCACCACTCGCCCGCCATCACTCGCTCCGCCACCGCCCCAGCCCACCGCCGCCCCGGCCCTCGCCACCATCGCCCGCCACCACTCGCTCCGCCACCGCCCCAGCCCACCGCCGCCCCGGCCCTCGCCACCATCGCCCGCCACCACTCGCTCCGCCACCGCCCCAGCCCACCGCCGCCCCGGCCCTCGCCACCATCGCCCCGCCACCACTCGCTCCGCCACCGCCCCGGCCCTCGCCACCATCGCCCGCCACCACTCGCCCCGCCACCGCCCCAGCCCCCGCCATCGCCCCCCGCCCCCCGCCCCGCCCCACCACGGGCTCGCCTCCCCTCCCTCTCGCCGCCACCATCGCCCCCCGCCACTGCCCCAGCCcccgccatcgccgcccgccgccgcctcgccccacCCCGCCACGGGCTCGCCTCAGCAAGTTAGTCTTGGCAATGTTTGCTCCGTTTTTCTCTGGGAACAACACTTTTGATTCTGCTTGCCTGTCTCTTGTTTGATTAGGACACCCTCAAGAGTTCCCCAAAATCGCCGGAGGTCGCATCCAAGGAAGCACAGCCACAGGACAGCAGCAATGTGGAAGTTAAAGTGTTGAGTGAGAGGCTTTCCTCTGTGGTATCGGATATTCGTGCTAAAGATGATCTCGTCAAGCAGCATTCCAAAGTTGCCGAAGAAGCTGTTCTAGGTATGCAATTAAGTTAAACATGACCGGACAAGAATTTTTGAACCTCGAGCTTAACTCGAGAAGAGAGGAAGCAGTAGGTAGCTTGAACATTATTTACAAGCAGATTCTGCATGCATTTCTTGTACCAGGATGGGAGAAGGCCCAAAACGAGATGGCATCGCTGAAAAACCAGCTGAATGCTGCAACTGTCAAGAACTCAACGCTGGATGGAGCGCTCAAGGAATGCGTCCGGCAACTCCGGCGCGCCAAGGAAGAGCAGGACCAGAAGGTACAGGGCGCGCTGGCACTACAGTCTCGGCAGTGGGAGTCAGACAAGACCGACCTAGAGCTGCGGATTGTCGAGCTCAAGGCACTGCTGGAAGCCAAGTCCGAGCGCTCAGTGACCAGCGACGGTGATGCCAGCTCCACAAAGCAACCAGACTGCGAGGAGGCCCATTGGTGTTGCTTCTACTTTGGTCATCTTGAAGGTGGCGAGTCAGGTAACAAGCGTCACTGTTCTACACTTTGATGTCCATGGTTGTCTTGGCTACCTATATTTTTAATCTGTTTTACATACAGTATTAGTCATCGGGTGTGCTCCAAACATGTGATGCTTTGTAGATCCTGGTGGGGGTCTGAATCAAATTTTTATAGATACAAGGTACAAGGTACAGCCTCTCCTGAAGTTCTTATATCCCATTTAATTGCACTTCATTCAATGAAGATTTTAGTTTCATATATACTTCATGTTATGTTGGAGGCACAGGGGGCTGTGTCCGGTGGTGCAGCCACATCTCTACTGAAATTGAATTTGGGTTCACTTTTTAGCCAAGGTTTAAATAGCGGGCTACGCCATTTAGCGGCGGCTCTGCCAATAGCTAAAAGAGGCTATAGCAAAGCTATAGCGGACCATGCCATCATTTAGCGGTTTTCCAAAATaatgagaaaaacaaaatataataATACAATCAGGTATCaaatatatatacaatatatattggggaacgtcgcatgggaaacaaaaattttcctacgcgcacgaagacctatcatggtgatgtccatctacgagaggggatgagtgatctacgtacccttgtagatcgtacagcagaagcgttagagaacgcggttgatgtagtggaacgtcctcacgtccctcgatccgccccgcgaacaatcccgcgatcagtcccacgatctagtaccgaacggacggcacctccgcgttcagcacacgtacagctcgacgatgatctcgaccttcttgatccagcaagagagacggagaggtagaagagttctccggcagcgtgacggcgctccggaggttggtgatgatcttgtctcagcagggctccgcccgagctccgcagaaacgcgatctagaggaaaaactatggaggtatgtggtcgggcagccgtgagaaagtcgtctcaaatctgccctaaaagccccatatatataggaggagggagggggaccttgccttggggtccaagggaccctcaaggggtcggccgagccaagggggggaggactcccccccccccccaaaccgagttggacttggtttggtgggaggagtccccctcccttcccacttccttcctctttttttttctcttttcctttgatttctttttcttggcgcataggcccccttggggctgtcccaccagcccactaagggctggtgtgtctccccaaagcctatgggcttccccggggtgggttgcccccccccccccggtgaactcccggaacccattcgtcattcccggtacattcccggtaactccgaaaaccttccggtaatcaaatgaggtcatcctatatatcaatcttcgtttccggaccattccggaaaccctcgtgacgtccgtgatctcatccgggactccgaacaacattcggtaaccaaccatataactcaaatacgcataaaacaacgtcgaaccttaagtgtgcagaccctgcgggttcgagaactatgtagacatgacccgagagactcctcggtcaatatccaatagcgggacctggatgcccatattggatcctacatattctacgaagatcttatcgtttgaacctcagtgccaaggattcgtataatcccgtatgtcattccctttgtccttcggtatgttacttgcctgagattcgatcgtcagtatcc includes:
- the LOC123451098 gene encoding uncharacterized protein LOC123451098 yields the protein MAKYVEMLDMGVRIAARFHSHCPQTARMYYKPPHSASTSGAAEGTTTDRMKAAGGFDGEGDAAAGFRPFAAAGALGAGVQPRFGFDTAQVVIYEVV